From Lujinxingia vulgaris, a single genomic window includes:
- a CDS encoding tetratricopeptide repeat protein, translated as MPMDVSCPQCQTLYEFDEAQLRSVGSVNLKCSQCDHLFRLEVPEELRDESQRRWMVRKASSGDVLYFWGFDELHRWIMTGEVEAHDAISRTGERWSELGSLGEFAPVFQAVASIAGLGRAERRDPMEDRATQSFGAASTPARPRQSTTPHHDAARPPAKPGAAAPPREEQPTPAPLREARATPRQPVAEESVAPAPRSPGLNLDAERFGPASAAPEPDATRRRSPGRAPHLTPVGPEDDDWSLGDLSVTQSGSQMIVAPERRVRRSRGPALAVLLVLLLAGAGAGAWYAGYLDAWLKGDAGTADASETQALAEDQAPDSDARSTPVVSAADRVVEARHAARRAAHLPVWVAAVAEAVQKVGAASERSERVAQKSQRPDIDAVLASARRALQRGDAQAARARYHRATEIDESNPEAITGLGWALLELGSLDSAVAQFRRAIYRDATYGDAYIGLGRAERDRGNIGAAIEAYQTYLARLPNGPQASIARFQSEQLRRSSGLE; from the coding sequence ATGCCGATGGACGTCTCTTGCCCGCAGTGCCAGACGCTCTACGAGTTTGATGAGGCGCAGCTGCGCTCGGTGGGATCGGTCAACCTCAAGTGCAGCCAGTGCGATCACCTCTTTCGTCTTGAGGTGCCCGAGGAGCTGCGCGACGAGAGCCAGCGTCGCTGGATGGTGCGCAAAGCCTCCAGCGGCGATGTTCTTTATTTCTGGGGGTTCGACGAGCTTCATCGCTGGATCATGACTGGCGAGGTGGAGGCGCACGACGCCATCTCGCGCACTGGCGAGCGCTGGAGTGAGCTGGGAAGTCTCGGGGAGTTCGCGCCGGTCTTTCAGGCGGTGGCGTCCATCGCCGGGCTGGGGCGAGCGGAGCGACGTGATCCGATGGAGGATCGCGCCACGCAGAGTTTTGGGGCGGCGTCGACGCCCGCGCGCCCCCGGCAGTCGACCACGCCGCATCACGACGCGGCGCGTCCTCCCGCGAAGCCGGGTGCAGCCGCGCCCCCTCGTGAAGAGCAGCCCACACCGGCGCCGCTGCGCGAGGCGCGCGCCACCCCCCGCCAGCCTGTCGCCGAGGAGTCGGTCGCACCCGCGCCACGCTCGCCAGGGCTCAACCTTGACGCGGAGCGTTTCGGCCCGGCTTCTGCAGCCCCGGAGCCCGACGCCACGCGCCGGCGATCGCCCGGACGAGCACCCCATCTGACGCCGGTGGGGCCCGAGGACGATGATTGGTCGCTCGGCGATCTGAGTGTGACCCAGTCTGGCTCGCAGATGATCGTGGCTCCGGAGCGGCGTGTCCGTCGCTCGCGGGGCCCGGCGTTGGCGGTGCTGCTCGTGTTGCTCCTGGCAGGTGCCGGAGCCGGTGCCTGGTACGCCGGCTACCTCGATGCCTGGCTCAAGGGCGACGCGGGCACGGCTGACGCATCAGAGACGCAGGCACTCGCCGAGGATCAGGCGCCGGATTCAGACGCGCGTAGTACGCCTGTCGTCAGTGCGGCCGATCGGGTGGTTGAGGCGCGCCACGCTGCGCGTCGGGCGGCACATTTGCCGGTCTGGGTGGCGGCAGTTGCCGAGGCGGTGCAGAAGGTTGGCGCAGCGAGCGAGCGAAGCGAGCGCGTCGCGCAGAAGTCGCAACGCCCCGACATCGATGCGGTGCTGGCCTCGGCGCGGCGTGCCCTGCAGCGCGGTGACGCGCAGGCGGCGCGCGCCCGCTACCACCGCGCCACCGAGATCGATGAGAGCAACCCCGAGGCGATCACCGGCCTTGGGTGGGCGCTGCTGGAGCTGGGGTCTCTGGACTCGGCGGTCGCGCAGTTTCGTCGCGCCATCTACCGCGACGCGACCTACGGCGACGCCTACATCGGCCTGGGCCGCGCGGAGCGTGATCGCGGCAACATCGGCGCCGCGATTGAGGCGTACCAGACCTACCTTGCGCGTCTTCCGAATGGGCCGCAGGCCTCGATCGCGCGCTTTCAGAGCGAGCAGCTCCGGCGCTCCAGTGGTCTGGAGTAG
- a CDS encoding CinA family nicotinamide mononucleotide deamidase-related protein yields the protein MIKHVGILCIGDELLDGRVSDKNGRHVMRLGEDRLFQVRELRIVRDDEDRIVQALDALSSCDVIVVSGGLGPTADDRTREAAAAWSQDVLHEDAPSLQRLEERARERDYTLTDNNRRQCTFPSRATILATEVGTAPGFRVDHRGCAAFFFPGVPREFQWFVERYLLHELGPDDDAPRASARRRYYGLGESKLETMVEGIEPLAHQLGGRVGYRASYPVIEVSLKAPEDAALAQLVDFIEARIGAWLVAEGGEDFFARVGRRLIEHKATVAVAESCTGGLLGGALTKTPGSSAWFEGGFLTYANQAKIDLVGVNASTLASEGAVSAAVACQMALGSARAAGATFGLAISGVAGPTGGSAEKPVGTVDFGLHTPQGTFHKRAHYPGRTRDEIRTASVYTAMALLLWHLEGRLDAHDVRGPFDASSVEAGVPPAP from the coding sequence ATGATCAAGCACGTGGGCATTCTGTGCATCGGCGACGAACTGCTCGACGGCCGTGTCAGCGACAAGAACGGGCGGCATGTGATGCGCCTGGGCGAAGATCGTCTCTTTCAGGTGCGCGAACTTCGCATCGTGCGCGACGACGAAGATCGCATCGTTCAGGCGCTCGATGCGCTGAGCTCCTGCGACGTCATCGTGGTCAGCGGGGGGCTGGGGCCGACCGCCGACGACCGCACCCGCGAGGCGGCCGCAGCCTGGAGCCAGGATGTGCTCCACGAAGACGCCCCCAGCCTGCAGCGGCTTGAGGAGCGCGCCCGGGAGCGCGACTACACGCTGACCGACAACAACCGCCGCCAGTGCACGTTCCCCTCCCGCGCCACGATCCTGGCCACCGAGGTGGGCACCGCGCCGGGGTTTCGCGTGGATCATCGCGGCTGCGCCGCGTTTTTTTTCCCCGGCGTCCCCCGGGAGTTTCAATGGTTTGTGGAGCGCTACCTCTTACACGAGCTCGGCCCCGATGACGACGCCCCCCGGGCCAGCGCTCGCCGACGCTACTACGGTCTGGGCGAATCGAAACTCGAGACGATGGTCGAAGGCATCGAACCCCTGGCGCATCAACTCGGAGGTCGGGTGGGGTATCGGGCGAGCTACCCGGTGATTGAGGTCTCGCTCAAAGCGCCCGAGGACGCGGCGCTGGCGCAGCTGGTCGACTTCATTGAGGCTCGCATCGGCGCCTGGCTCGTTGCCGAGGGCGGCGAAGACTTCTTCGCGCGGGTGGGTCGCCGCCTCATCGAGCATAAGGCGACGGTGGCCGTCGCCGAGTCCTGCACCGGCGGGCTGCTGGGCGGGGCGCTCACAAAGACGCCGGGGAGCTCGGCCTGGTTTGAGGGGGGCTTTCTGACCTATGCCAACCAGGCCAAGATCGATCTTGTGGGCGTCAACGCCTCGACCCTGGCCAGTGAAGGCGCGGTGAGCGCCGCGGTGGCCTGCCAGATGGCCCTGGGCTCCGCACGGGCCGCCGGCGCGACCTTTGGATTGGCCATCAGCGGCGTGGCCGGCCCCACCGGCGGCAGCGCTGAGAAGCCGGTGGGCACCGTCGACTTCGGCCTGCACACCCCGCAGGGCACCTTTCATAAACGCGCGCATTACCCGGGGCGCACCCGCGATGAGATCCGCACAGCCTCGGTCTACACCGCGATGGCCCTGCTGCTCTGGCACCTCGAAGGTCGCCTGGACGCACACGATGTGCGTGGCCCCTTTGATGCGAGCAGTGTGGAGGCCGGCGTGCCCCCTGCTCCCTGA
- the thpR gene encoding RNA 2',3'-cyclic phosphodiesterase has protein sequence MMRRLFIAVDLSINVVERLVLFQDELQGRLRGAFGDDLSVRWTEAENIHLTLKFLGDTPGDLVSMLESTVSRLAEPLFPFEVECRGFGAFPRPDQPRILWAGLDAKSAEVLGLLQQALERDLQEIGVAADPREFLPHITLGRLKSRANPDLGEIFGRYDELSFGKSYIKDLVLYESHLRHDGPRYEVLERFALGQHA, from the coding sequence ATGATGCGACGCCTCTTCATAGCTGTAGACCTCTCGATCAACGTCGTTGAGCGCCTTGTTCTTTTCCAGGATGAGCTCCAGGGCCGTCTTCGAGGCGCCTTCGGCGACGATCTCAGCGTGCGCTGGACCGAGGCCGAGAACATCCACCTCACCCTGAAGTTTCTGGGTGATACCCCCGGCGATCTCGTCTCGATGCTTGAGAGCACGGTCAGCCGCCTGGCCGAGCCCCTTTTTCCCTTTGAGGTGGAGTGCCGCGGCTTTGGAGCCTTCCCCCGCCCCGACCAGCCCCGCATCCTGTGGGCCGGCCTCGACGCCAAGAGCGCCGAGGTGCTGGGACTTTTGCAGCAAGCGCTGGAGCGCGACCTCCAGGAGATCGGTGTGGCGGCCGACCCCCGCGAGTTTTTGCCGCACATCACTCTGGGGCGGCTGAAGTCGCGCGCAAACCCCGATCTCGGTGAGATCTTCGGGCGTTACGACGAGCTGAGCTTTGGCAAAAGCTACATCAAAGATCTGGTGCTCTATGAGTCGCACCTGCGCCACGACGGTCCGCGCTATGAGGTGCTGGAGCGCTTCGCGCTGGGGCAGCACGCTTAA